Within the Candidatus Culexarchaeum yellowstonense genome, the region GTGTTGAGCAGCCTTTAACCGTTGTAAAGGGGTCAAGCTCTTTAACCATTAGCGTTATGCCATCATATGCTGTTGTTGGCGGCAATGTAACCATTAGCGGTCAATTGACGCCTAAGATCTCCGGCATACCGATAACCATTATGATGAGAACTGGTGGTGGACCATGGGCAAATATATCCACAGTTAATACTGGTGTTGGTGGCGTTTATAGGTACGTTTGGATTGTTCCATCTTCCGGAGTATTCCAATTTAAATCACTTTGGCCTGGGAATGTGAATCTTAATGGTTGTGAAAGTAGTGTTGTCAATGTTACTGTTGTAGCTAAGTCCACTACAATTAATTGCACGGCCATACCCAGTAAATTGAAGGTTGGTGAGAAGGTTACTTTTAGTGGCTTCATAAATCCACCAGTTTCAGGTGTGGATGTGAGCATTGAAGTTGTTAAGTCAGATGGTTCAGTAATGCGCTTTACAAATAAAACTTTGGCTAATGGTGGATACATGTACGTGTACTACCCAGATATTGCGGGTTCATATACTGTGCAAGCTTCATGGCCTGGAAACGTGGAGTATGCTGGATCCATAAGCGTTAAATTGACCTTTGATGTGGCTAAATCTACAAGCACAATAATTCTCACGCCAACACCATCCTCTGCAGAGTTGGGATCCACTGTTAGCGTTTTTGGGAGGATATATCCAGTTAGGGTTAACGTTGAAGTTAACGTCACGTACATTAAGCCAAGTGGGGTTAGAGTTTCAAAGATCCTAATAACATCCGTTAATGGAACATTCTCTGATAGCATAACCTTTGATGAGGTTGGGGTGTGGGGTGTTGTAGCATCATGGCTTGGAGATGCATCCTACATTGGAGCTTCATCATCTTCATCCTTCACAGCAACTAAGAGGATTACAAAAATAACGTTAGCCATATCTCCATCACTACCGAAGGTTGGTGAGGACATAACATTTAGTGGAGTGATAAGTCCAGCCGTTGTTAGTGCCACTGTTAACATTAGGGTTAGTGTTGATGGTGGAAGCACTTGGAGTGTTATAGCAAGCGTATTAACTGATTCCACTGGACGCTACAGCTACGTTTGGAGGGCATCTGCATCTGGAGCTTACATGTTCAAGTCAGATTGGCCTGGGAATGCTGAATGTGAAGGTGCTGAGAGTCAGGTTATAAAGGTTGTCATATCTGAGGAGGTTAAGCAGAGTTCAGTTACATTGCCCACTGGAACCACCATCCTAGTATCATCTTCAAGTAACTCTACAACTACGGATATGAAGTTCGATGCTGATAAGAGTAGGGTTGTGGTGAATGCCACTGGGCCCAGTGGAACCACTGGTTTAACCAGCATATTCATTCCATTCACATTGTTAGATGCATATGACACTACAATAGATAAATTAACCTTCATAGTTGACGGAGTCCCTGTAACGCCCACCATAGCAGTTCTACCAGATGGTTACATAGTTACAGTTAGCTATACACATAGTGTACATGTAATAGAGGTTTACATGGTTACCTACACGTTGACGGTTAGAGTTCTCAATTATAAGGGTGCACCCCTCCCCGAGGGGGCTAAAGTGATTGTTTATGGGCCTATCAGCACATACGACTTCACAAATGAGACTGGGATTACAGTGTTTTCCAAACTCCCAGCTGGAAACTACACCTTAGAAGTTTATTATGGTCCAAAAGTGGGTTCTTCAACCATTAAGATAGTTAAGGATAGCAGTTTGACAATAAATACTGTGGTGGGGAAGCTTGAAGCTGACTATGAACAGTTGACGAAGAATTATAATGAACTGCAGAAATCCTTCCAAGACTTAAAGAGCAAATATGAGCAATTAAATTCAAGCTACAGTTCATTGATGACAACATTCACAGTAACATCAATTGCACTGCTACTGGTTATAGCTTTGCTATCCGTACTACTGTATAAGATGAGAAAGTAAATCTCCAAAATTTCACCCATTTTTTTATTTTCTTGAATTAGATGATGAATCTAGGTTTAAGGGTTGGTGATGTTTAATAATGTTTACATGGCTGAGGATGCATCTAGATTTAAGCAGCTCATTGCCCTGTTGAGGTAAATTTAGATGGTTTAATATATCTTTGATGTGTAGATTTATGTTTGGTGGTTTTGGGTTTGGAGTTTTATGAGCGTGAGCCTCCAATACCTGAGGGTGAGTTTGTCCGTGTTGGGGCTGATGATTTAAGGGGGTTTGTTTCAAGCATTTTCAAAGCTTATGGTGTCCCTGAGGGGGATGCTGATGTGGTTGCTGATGTACTTGTAACTGCCGATTTGTTTGGGGTTTCAAGTCATGGTGTTCAGAGGGTTTCAAGGTATGTTGGTGGGATAAAGTGTGGTAACGTTAATGTTAAGCCTAAAATATCATTTCATGGTAGGGGGGCTGTT harbors:
- a CDS encoding MG2 domain-containing protein, whose protein sequence is MKGKIIHPLFLYISILVFIFLSSAILTTSTWTAANPALTVNVSTDKDAYRRGESVTISGLVLKDGSPISGASVGIIVKNPLGGNVFVDQRSTGADGRYSTSFTLSSDAMVGQYTISVTATYGGESATSSAGFRVKLSTTLTCSVSPSTAVIGSSISISGAITPAVSGVAVTLTFTRPDGSTATVSASTGADGSYTVTYTPNMIGSWSVVASWTGDDTHFGATSSATSFTITKIPSSITLSLNATSIYLGRSILVEGVLSPAVSGAMITVNYTRPNGTVVSRLLPIDVTGGFRDVFKPDVDGVWRVRAGWTGDATHSSALSSIYELTVVKKRPSTITCSISPSTIQAYGDVTISGAISPVRAFVQVTLQYRVGESWVDIATVRTAADGSYRYVWVPVNVGSYFIRAYWLGDLEYEGSVSVEQPLTVVKGSSSLTISVMPSYAVVGGNVTISGQLTPKISGIPITIMMRTGGGPWANISTVNTGVGGVYRYVWIVPSSGVFQFKSLWPGNVNLNGCESSVVNVTVVAKSTTINCTAIPSKLKVGEKVTFSGFINPPVSGVDVSIEVVKSDGSVMRFTNKTLANGGYMYVYYPDIAGSYTVQASWPGNVEYAGSISVKLTFDVAKSTSTIILTPTPSSAELGSTVSVFGRIYPVRVNVEVNVTYIKPSGVRVSKILITSVNGTFSDSITFDEVGVWGVVASWLGDASYIGASSSSSFTATKRITKITLAISPSLPKVGEDITFSGVISPAVVSATVNIRVSVDGGSTWSVIASVLTDSTGRYSYVWRASASGAYMFKSDWPGNAECEGAESQVIKVVISEEVKQSSVTLPTGTTILVSSSSNSTTTDMKFDADKSRVVVNATGPSGTTGLTSIFIPFTLLDAYDTTIDKLTFIVDGVPVTPTIAVLPDGYIVTVSYTHSVHVIEVYMVTYTLTVRVLNYKGAPLPEGAKVIVYGPISTYDFTNETGITVFSKLPAGNYTLEVYYGPKVGSSTIKIVKDSSLTINTVVGKLEADYEQLTKNYNELQKSFQDLKSKYEQLNSSYSSLMTTFTVTSIALLLVIALLSVLLYKMRK